In the genome of Ferrovibrio terrae, the window TGCAGATGGATCTCAACGATATTTCCACCCTGCCGGCGACGATTGCCGATCTGAAAAAGCGCCTGCCCGACGGCAAGCTGGACGCCCTGGTCAACAATGCGGCGATCTCGCCCAAAGGCGCGGGCGGCTCGCGCATGGGCGTGCTGGACACCGATCTCGCGGCGCTGATGCATGTCTATAACGTCAACCTGTTCTCGGTGGCCCTGCTGGCCAAGGGCCTGTTCGACGAGCTGAAGGCGGCGCAGGGTTCGATCGTCAATGTCACCTCGATTGCCGGCAGTCGCGTGCATCCCTTCGCCGGCATGGCCTATGCCACCTCGAAGGCGGCGCTGGCCGCGCTGACCCGTGAAATGGCCTGGGAATTCGGGCCGCATGACGTGCGGGTGAATGCGATTGCCCCGGGCGAGATCGATACCTCCATCCTGTCGCCCGGCACCGACGAGATCGTGCGCCGCGATATCCCGATGCACCGTCTGGGCAAGCCGGAGGAGGTCGCTTCTACGATCTATTTCCTCTGTACACAGACTTCTTCCTATGTGAATGGCGCCGAAATCCACATCAACGGCGGCCAACACGTCTGAAATTACCCCCGAAGCCTTGTAGTTTCTGCTCAGGTGGATTAACTTGAAGCACATTCAGCTTGCGTGGTATTCCGCCCGCAGCTGAGGTGAGGGTGGAGACGATGCTCAAGGGCAAGCGAATCCTGCTGGTGGTGTCTGGCGGTATTGCCGCCTTCAAGGTGCCGGACCTGATCCGGCGCCTGGCCGAGCGCGGCGTGAGCGTGCGCTGTGCCATGACCAGGGCGGCCGAGCAGTTCGTCACCCCGCTGACGCTCGCCTCGCTGTCGGGCGAAAAGGTCTCCACCGATATCTTCTCGCTGACCGACGAAGCCGAGATGGGCCATATCGAGCTGTCGCGCGATGCCGATCTGGTCGTGGTCGCGCCGGCCACCGCCAATATCCTCGCCCGCATGGCGAACGGCCATGCCGATGATCTGGCGACGACCCTGCTGCTGGCCACCGACAAGCCGGTGCTGGTCGCGCCGGCGATGAATGTCCGCATGTGGTATCACCCGGCCACGCAACGCAATGTCGAACGGCTCAAGGCTGACGGCGTCGACTTCATCGGGCCGAACGAAGGCGAGATGGCCTGCGGCGAATACGGCCCCGGCCGCATGTCCGAACCGCTGGAGATCGTCGCCGCCATCGAGGCGCAGTTCGGCAAGCCGCTGCCGAAGCATCTGACGCTGGTGCAGTCGCGCCCCGCCCAAAAGGAGAGCGGCGCGGCCATCACGCCGCTCAAGCAGGATCTCAAAGGCCGCCGCGCCATCGTGACCTCCGGTCCGACGCATGAGCCGATAGATCCGGTGCGCTATATCGCCAATCGTTCGTCGGGCAAGCAGGGCCATGCGATTGCCGCAGCCTTGGCGGCGCGCGGCGCGGAGGTGACGCTGGTGACCGGGCCTGTCACGCTGCCCGATCCGCCGGGCGTCAGGACCGTGCATGTCGAAGCGGCGCGCGACATGTTCTCGGCCTGCTTCCTCGATCTTCCCGTCGATATTTTCGTGGCAGCCGCCGCCGTCGCCGACTGGCGTGTGGCGGTCGAGGCGCCGCAGAAGCTGAAAAAGTCCGGCGACCTGCCGCCGGTGCTGAAGCTGGCGGAGAACCCCGATATCCTGCGTGCGATCAGCACCACCGATGCCAAGCGACGGCCTGCTCTCGTCGTGGGATTTGCCGCCGAGACCGAAAATGTGGTCGCGCATGCGCAGAAGAAGCTCAGCAGCAAGGGC includes:
- a CDS encoding SDR family NAD(P)-dependent oxidoreductase is translated as MPDRQRTLILTGASRGIGHATVKRFSAAGWRVFTVSRQPFSEHCPWEGGAESHVQMDLNDISTLPATIADLKKRLPDGKLDALVNNAAISPKGAGGSRMGVLDTDLAALMHVYNVNLFSVALLAKGLFDELKAAQGSIVNVTSIAGSRVHPFAGMAYATSKAALAALTREMAWEFGPHDVRVNAIAPGEIDTSILSPGTDEIVRRDIPMHRLGKPEEVASTIYFLCTQTSSYVNGAEIHINGGQHV
- a CDS encoding bifunctional phosphopantothenoylcysteine decarboxylase/phosphopantothenate synthase; its protein translation is MLKGKRILLVVSGGIAAFKVPDLIRRLAERGVSVRCAMTRAAEQFVTPLTLASLSGEKVSTDIFSLTDEAEMGHIELSRDADLVVVAPATANILARMANGHADDLATTLLLATDKPVLVAPAMNVRMWYHPATQRNVERLKADGVDFIGPNEGEMACGEYGPGRMSEPLEIVAAIEAQFGKPLPKHLTLVQSRPAQKESGAAITPLKQDLKGRRAIVTSGPTHEPIDPVRYIANRSSGKQGHAIAAALAARGAEVTLVTGPVTLPDPPGVRTVHVEAARDMFSACFLDLPVDIFVAAAAVADWRVAVEAPQKLKKSGDLPPVLKLAENPDILRAISTTDAKRRPALVVGFAAETENVVAHAQKKLSSKGCDWILANDVSEGTQTFGGDSNAVHLVTANAVEDWPRMSKTEVAARLAERIAAAFNEDTTKKNLKKGS